A part of Candidatus Zymogenus saltonus genomic DNA contains:
- a CDS encoding winged helix-turn-helix transcriptional regulator, which translates to MRTFMAETFKAFGVESRIKIIELLKEKGPMGVNELSETLGITPSAVSQHLKVLKFTGLVKNQRQGCCVPYEVNIDALDNCREMISKVCSCKMNCMGMAKETGADRIDRLRRYEGELLRELEEVRSEIADTEGTKGEV; encoded by the coding sequence ATGCGAACCTTTATGGCCGAGACGTTCAAGGCCTTCGGCGTTGAATCCCGGATAAAGATTATAGAGCTGTTAAAGGAGAAGGGGCCTATGGGGGTAAACGAGCTCTCTGAAACCTTGGGAATTACTCCATCCGCGGTTTCCCAGCACCTCAAGGTCTTGAAATTTACGGGGCTCGTCAAGAATCAGCGCCAGGGATGCTGTGTCCCCTACGAGGTAAACATCGATGCATTGGATAACTGCAGGGAGATGATCTCAAAGGTATGCAGCTGCAAGATGAACTGTATGGGAATGGCAAAGGAGACCGGCGCAGATAGAATCGATCGCCTGAGGAGATACGAGGGAGAGCTTTTAAGGGAGCTTGAGGAGGTCAGGTCAGAGATTGCCGATACGGAGGGGACCAAGGGAGAGGTGTAA
- a CDS encoding SHOCT domain-containing protein: protein MGGGYWGWGMGGFWMIASILFWTGILTLAAILISRLFARRGEARVGGGSATPMEILDRRYAAGEITEKEYLKIKKGLSKK from the coding sequence ATGGGCGGAGGATACTGGGGCTGGGGGATGGGCGGCTTCTGGATGATAGCCTCAATCCTATTCTGGACGGGGATACTGACCCTTGCGGCGATTTTAATCTCAAGGCTCTTTGCGCGTAGGGGCGAGGCGAGAGTCGGCGGCGGCTCCGCCACACCGATGGAGATTCTCGACCGGCGCTACGCCGCGGGGGAGATCACCGAGAAGGAATATCTCAAGATCAAAAAGGGGCTGTCAAAAAAGTAG